A window of Prionailurus bengalensis isolate Pbe53 chromosome E1, Fcat_Pben_1.1_paternal_pri, whole genome shotgun sequence genomic DNA:
TGCAGGCCCCGCCCGCACAGGCACAGCCACGCCCCCTGCAGTGCGAGCCGGGCGCTAGTGCCCGCCGCTGCCCCCGCGTGCCGCGCCCCCCGGACCGCGGCCCGGGCCACCCGAGCCAGCGCTCCGCCCGGATCCCCGGCGCCCCGGGCTGGGCCCGAGCTGCCGGCGCCGCCGTCCAGCCGCCGCACCTCCTGCTGCAGCCACAGGGCGGAGATCTGCcgttgagggggggggggggaggggggaagaaaggagggtgTAGGAGTTGGTGGGGACGCAGGGGTCCCTGTCCCCCTTTCCCGCCCTTCTGCAGCCCCCCCGCGCCCCACCTCGAACAAGGTGGCGCCGAAGCTCACGACGCTGGCCGCGGCTTCTCTCAGCACCAGCCCCAGGGTGGGCTTCGGGGCATGCGCCCGCTGCGACTCCAGGGACTCGAGCTCCCTGAACCTCTGCTCCAGAAATTCATGGGCCGCGGCCACAGCGAGTTCCAGGGAGGACGGGAGCGGGGGCTGCAGGGCCacctggaggaggagcaggggcagCGGGGCCGTCGGGTCACGGGGTGGGGGCACCGGAGACCTCCCAAGGCCTCGGGCTGCCAGCCTTGGGCGCAGTCTCACCTCCGTGGAGCTGTGGAAGTGGTAGACCCACAGCAGGGTCTCCAGGGAGCTGGGGGTCCCCTGCatggccggcggcggcggcggaagGAGGGCCACCGGGGCACGCGTCCGGTCCCGCCGCCGGAGAGGGTCGTTTGTGAGGTCACAGGCCGGGCCGCGGGCCGCAGTGGGGTCACGCGCGGCGGGCTCCGCAGGTACCTCATCTTCGTCATGGTGGTCGCCACGATCATCGTCATGAATTGCGTCATCGTGCTCAACTTGTCACTGCGGACGCCCACCACGCACGCCGCGTCTCCGCGGCTGCGCCACGTAAGCGCGGGGCGAGGTGGGCGGCCCGGGTGGGCGGGGCGCGTGGAtccggcggggggcggggcctcgagctcgccccgccccccgccgccagGTGCTGCTTGAGCTGCTGCCTCGCCTCCTGGGCTCCGGCGCGCCGCCCGAGCCCCCCCGGGCCGCCTCCCCGCCCCGGCGCGCGTCGTCGGTGGGCCTGCTGCTCCGCGCCGAGGAGCTGATACTGAAAAAGCCGCGGAGCGAGCTCGTGTTTGAGGGGCAGAGGCACCGGCATGGGCCCTGGACCGGTGAGCGGGGAGGACTCCGGGCGGCTCGGCGCGGGCGCCCGCGGCGGGGCGGGCTTCCCAGtgaccaccacccccctccccgcccgggCGTCCCCACCAGCCGCCCTCTGCCAGAGCCTGGGCGCCGCCGCCCCCGAGGTCCGCTGCTGCGTGGACGCCGTGAACTTCGTGGCCGAGAGCACGCGAGACCAGGAGGCCTCCGGCGAGGTGCGGCAGGCACGGGAGGGCGGGGCGGGTGCTGGCTCGGGGGAGGCCCCTTCCCGGCCCCAGCCGGTGCCTGCTCCCTCCCCAGGAGGTGTCCGACTGGGTACGCATGGGGAAGGCCCTCGACAACATCTGCTTCTGGGCCGCCCTGGTGCTCTTCGGCGTGGGGTCCAGCCTCATCTTTCTGGGGGGCTACTTCAATCAAGTGCCCGAGCTGCCCTACCCGCCGTGTATGTAGACGGCTCTTCCACCGCCTCCGGGAGGAAACCGGGCGTGAAAAATCCAAGTTGCGGTCGCTGCCGTAGTGGGATTCTTTCCCAATGCCGATAATAAACCCGGGCCTTTCCGTCTCAAGAGGAGTCGTGTGCGCACACGCGTGGTGGGTCTGGCCACCGGGCAGGGGGCAGAAGCAGAGGGCAGACAGTTCAGGCAGGCTCTTGGGTGCCAGTCTGGAAACGGATGCCCGCCCCTCCGCTCAGCCTTGCTGACCTCCCAGCTCTTCTGAGGCCCTCGTCCCGCGTTACCCTCCAGCCCTGTGAGCTTCTGAGCGCTCTTTATTCCTTGATTAACCAAAGCGAAGACGCCCCTTGGCAGGACTTGACGGAAGCCTGACCCTTCCCTGTTGGAGTGGGCAGGGGCCACAGGCTCTCAGCAAAGGTTTccatccaccaccccccccacccccgcccacagGGTAAGGCTGAGGGTGCCCCGGGGCACCCTCAGTCACTTCTGATTTACCCAGCATGGCCCCCCTGACCGCTTCCACCAAAACCCACTCCTGCAGCTTCTGCCCCGCCCCGtctgccccctctctcccacctctgctGGCTTATCCTGGCTGGTGTCCAGGACCGGGAGAGAAAACGGAAATAAAAGGGGGCCCGAGATGGTGGGAGCTGGTTGAATTGTCTTTATTAACAAACGGAATATCCAAGGCCACTACAttgaggggggggcggggctaCTTGCTGCTCACACTATATACAGAGGCAAGCAAGGGGGTGCAGAGGGGGTGAgagctccctgctccctcccgccaccagggaaggacagaggctAGAAAGAAATGGGGTCGGAAAGGGGGAAATGTTTTGGCTGGCGGGGTCCCCCCTCCATTCCctggggtttggggggaggggaatcaTTAAAGTGCTttcagaaaatgaggaaatggtcCCTGCCCCTGGAGTGGCTGGTGACCCCCCCCAAAACCTAGGGCCCAGCGACCCCCCCCAGGGTCTGGTACATTCAAGGGGGGAGCCGGCTCCCCTGACGTGCAAATGAAGGggcccagggccctgcccagTCAGCAGC
This region includes:
- the CE1H17orf107 gene encoding uncharacterized protein C17orf107 homolog, with product MQGTPSSLETLLWVYHFHSSTEVALQPPLPSSLELAVAAAHEFLEQRFRELESLESQRAHAPKPTLGLVLREAAASVVSFGATLFEISALWLQQEVRRLDGGAGSSGPARGAGDPGGALARVARAAVRGARHAGAAAGTSARLALQGAWLCLCGRGLQGSASLLQQWRSQLGLGTPGEQRYSGDLQVASSGGAENGGSESAENGGSENPPPPQPRPAFQ